A genome region from Gadus macrocephalus chromosome 15, ASM3116895v1 includes the following:
- the capn1a gene encoding calpain 1, (mu/I) large subunit a: MHHATGISASIYENRLRAEGMGSKEQAVSFSNQDYEALKQECLEGGFLFEDPCFPAEPPSLGFKELAPYSAKTRDVEWLRPTELTDSPQFIVGGATRTDICQGALGDCWLLAAIASLTLNETLLHRVVPHGQSFQDDYAGIFHFQFWQFGEWTDVVIDDRLPVKDGEIMFVHSAEGNEFWSALMEKAYAKLNGSYEALSGGSTTEGFEDFTGGVSEMYELRKAPKDLYRIISKALERGSLLGCSIDITSTLDMEAVTFKKLVKGHAYSLTGLKQVDYRGRMERLIRVRNPWGQVEWTGAWSDSSPEWDEIDPSEREDLHCQMEDGEFWMSFNEFLRQFSRLEICNLTADALSDEGLSHWNTIKFHGSWRRGSSAGGCRNCPNTFWINPQYKITLLEEDDDPEDDEVACSFLVALMQKDRRRHRRQGQDMHTIGFAIYEIPEEFKGCQNVHLKKQFFLTKSSCARSETFINLREVSTRLRLPPGEYLIVPSTFEANQEADFVLRVFTEKQSETEELDDVISADLDDESDISEDDIDDSFKSMFAQLAGEDMEISVHELRTILNRVVSRHQDLQTDGFSLVSCRTMVNLMDKDGSARLGMVEFQILWNKIRKWLLIFRQFDLDKSGAMNSYEMRMAVEAAGFTLNNKLNTVLVARYADNDMIDFDNFICCLVKLEAMFRSFQELNKNDEGVAEMQLTEWLYLTMCG; this comes from the exons ATGCATCACGCCACAGGGATATCTGCAAGCATATACGAGAACAGGCTGCGGGCAGAAGGAATGGGCTCCAAGGAGCAGGCCGTGAGCTTCTCCAACCAGGACTATGAGGCCCTCAAGCAGGAATGCCTGGAAGGGGGCTTTCTGTTTGAGGACCCCTGCTTCCCCGCAGAGCCCCCCTCCCTGGGCTTCAAGGAGCTGGCTCCCTACTCTGCCAAGACTAGGGACGTGGAGTGGTTGAGGCCTACG GAACTGACCGATAGTCCTCAGTTTATCGTGGGCGGAGCTACCAGAACCGACATTTGTCAGGGAGCACTcg gtGATTGCTGGCTGCTGGCCGCCATCGCATCCCTCACCCTGAACGAGACGCTGCTCCACCGGGTGGTCCCACACGGGCAGTCCTTCCAGGATGACTACGCCGGGATCTTCCACTTTCAG TTCTGGCAGTTCGGCGAATGGACAGACGTGGTGATTGATGACAGATTGCCTGTCAAAGACGGGGAGATTATGTTTGTCCACTCTGCGGAGGGCAATGAATTCTGGAGTGCTTTGATGGAGAAGGCCTACGCAAA GCTGAACGGCTCTTACGAGGCCCTCTCGGGAGGCAGTACCACCGAGGGATTCGAGGACTTCACCGGGGGTGTGTCGGAGATGTACGAACTGCGCAAGGCTCCCAAGGACCTCTACCGCATCATCAGCAAAGCCCTGGAGAGAGGCTCCCTACTGGGCTGCTCCATCGAC ATCACCAGTACTTTGGACATGGAGGCTGTTACATTCAAGAAGCTTGTGAAAGGCCATGCCTACTCACTTACCGGCCtgaagcag GTGGACTACCGAGGCCGCATGGAGAGGCTGATCCGCGTGCGTAACCCCTGGGGACAGGTGGAGTGGACCGGTGCCTGGAGTGACAG CTCTCCAGAATGGGATGAAATCGATCCATCAGAGAGAGAAGATCTGCACTGCCAAATGGAAGACGGGGAGTTCTG GATGTCCTTCAATGAGTTCCTGAGGCAGTTTTCCCGCCTGGAGATCTGTAATTTGACCGCAGATGCCCTGAGTGATGAAGGGCTCAGCCACTGGAACACCATCAAGTTCCACGGGTCGTGGAGAAGGGGAAGCTCTGCTGGAGGCTGCAGGAACTGCCCCA ATACATTCTGGATCAACCCCCAGTACAAGATCACCCTGCTGGAGGAAGATGACGACCCAGAAGACGATGAGGTTGCCTGCAGCTTCCTGGTGGCTCTTATGCAGAAGGATCGccgacgccaccgccgccaaGGCCAGGACATGCACACCATTGGCTTTGCCATTTATGAG ATACCAGAGGAG TTCAAGGGCTGCCAGAACGTCCACTTGAAGAAGCAGTTCTTCCTGACCAAATCATCTTGCGCCCGTTCGGAGACCTTCATCAACCTGCGGGAGGTGAGCACACGCCTTCGTCTTCCCCCTGGCGAGTACCTCATCGTCCCTTCCACCTTCGAGGCAAACCAAGAGGCCGACTTTGTCCTCCGAGTCTTCACGGAGAAGCAGTCCGAAACAGA AGAACTCGATGATGTCATTTCTGCTGATTTGGATGATGAG agcgaTATCTCTGAAGATGATATCGATGACTCCTTCAAGTCCATGTTTGCCCAGCTGGCGGGCGAG GACATGGAGATTTCTGTTCATGAGCTGAGGACCATTCTGAACAGAGTGGTGTCTCGAC ACCAAGATCTGCAGACGGATGGCTTCAGTCTGGTGTCTTGCAGGACCATGGTGAATCTCATGGAT AAAGATGGAAGCGCTCGCTTAGGCATGGTGGAGTTCCAGATTCTGTGGAACAAGATTCGAAAGTGGCTG CTCATTTTTAGGCAATTCGATCTGGACAAATCTGGGGCCATGAACTCGTATGAGATGCGTATGGCTGTTGAGGCAGCAG GTTTTACACTGAACAACAAACTGAACACGGTTTTGGTGGCGCGGTATGCTGACAATGATATGATTGACTTTGACAACTTCATTTGCTGCTTGGTCAAGCTTGAAGCAATGTTTA GATCTTTCCAGGAGCTAAATAAGAACGACGAAGGAGTGGCTGAAATGCAATTGACAGAG TGGCTGTACCTAACCATGTGTGGTTGA
- the mrpl14 gene encoding large ribosomal subunit protein uL14m yields the protein MALLNRLAKCKYMHLACHALRVNATSFTQHSAFSVSAVSAAIQKMTRVRVVDNSPLGNTPHHRAPRVIHVYTKNGVGKVGDKVLLAIKGQKKKALIVGHKMPGERMTPRFDSNNVVLIEDNGNPTGTRIRVPVPTHLRKLEGDYSKLLAIASRFV from the exons ATGGCTCTTCTAAACCGCCTCGCAAAATGCAAATACATGCATCTTGCATGTCATGCTCTGCGTGTGAATGCGACGTCGTTTACCCAACACAGTGCATTCAG cgTATCAGCGGTGTCCGCTGCCATACAGAAGATGACCAGAGTACGTGTTGTGGATAACAGTCCGCTTGGCAACACCCCTCACCATCGTGCACCAAGGGTCATCCATGTGTACACCAAGAACGGCGTGGGGAAAGTAGGAGACAAAGTTCTGCTTGCCATTAAAGGACAGAAAAAGAAGGCACTTATTGTTGGACACAAGATGCCCGGGGAACGCATGACGCCACGTTTTGATTCCAATAATGTTGTCCTGATTGAGGACAATGGTAATCCGACAGGGACCAGAATAAGGGTCCCTGTGCCTACACATCTTCGTAAACTGGAGGGAGACTACTCCAAATTGTTGGCAATTGCTAGCAGATTTGTATAG